One Nocardioides aromaticivorans genomic window carries:
- the yajC gene encoding preprotein translocase subunit YajC — translation MKDAAQLLPIVAIAVIFWLLIIRPASRQRKQAAELQSQLSVGDDVMLTSGIFGTIVATTGDNLELEIAPGVVVEVVRGAVASVRRDLAETAAADAPDDDSTDPEEER, via the coding sequence GTGAAAGACGCTGCACAACTGCTGCCGATCGTCGCGATCGCCGTCATCTTCTGGCTGCTGATCATCCGGCCGGCGTCCCGCCAGCGCAAGCAGGCTGCCGAGCTCCAGTCGCAGCTGTCCGTCGGCGACGACGTGATGCTGACGTCCGGCATCTTCGGCACCATCGTCGCCACGACCGGTGACAACCTCGAGCTCGAGATCGCGCCCGGCGTGGTGGTCGAGGTCGTGCGCGGCGCCGTGGCGTCCGTACGCCGCGACCTCGCCGAGACCGCGGCCGCCGACGCCCCCGACGACGACTCCACCGACCCCGAAGAGGAGCGCTGA
- the ruvB gene encoding Holliday junction branch migration DNA helicase RuvB produces MPFHEDELAAAEEVHLRSLTAAEAEGDERAVEAALRPRSLDEVVGQVRVRDQLGLVLEAARQRGRAPDHVLLSGPPGLGKTTLAMIIAHEMSAPLRITSGPAITHAGDLAAILSGLNEGEVLFVDEIHRMSRPAEEMLYLAMEDFRVDVVIGKGPGATAIPLEIPPFTLVGATTRAGLLPGPLRDRFGFTAHLEFYEPAELDLIVGRSAGLLGVELTAEGSAEIAGRSRGTPRIANRLLRRVRDYAQVRADGTVTRSVAEAALDLYEVDGLGLDRLDRAVLDVLCRRFGGGPVGVSTLAVAVGEERETVEEVAEPFLVRNGFLARTPRGRIATPAAWAHLGMPAPSYPTDEATPTLFED; encoded by the coding sequence GTGCCCTTCCACGAGGACGAGCTCGCCGCCGCTGAGGAGGTCCACCTCCGCTCGCTCACCGCTGCCGAGGCGGAGGGCGACGAGCGGGCCGTCGAGGCGGCCCTGCGCCCGCGCAGCCTCGACGAGGTCGTCGGCCAGGTGCGCGTGCGCGACCAGCTGGGCCTGGTCCTCGAGGCCGCTCGGCAGCGGGGGAGGGCGCCCGACCACGTGCTGCTCTCCGGTCCGCCCGGGCTGGGCAAGACGACGCTGGCGATGATCATCGCCCACGAGATGTCCGCGCCCCTGCGCATCACGAGCGGGCCCGCCATCACCCACGCGGGCGACCTGGCGGCGATCCTGTCCGGGCTCAACGAGGGCGAGGTCCTCTTCGTCGACGAGATCCACCGGATGTCGCGACCCGCGGAGGAGATGCTCTACCTCGCGATGGAGGACTTCCGCGTCGACGTCGTCATCGGCAAGGGACCGGGAGCGACGGCGATCCCGCTGGAGATCCCGCCCTTCACCCTCGTCGGCGCGACCACCCGGGCGGGCCTGCTGCCGGGTCCGCTGCGCGACCGGTTCGGCTTCACCGCTCACCTCGAGTTCTACGAGCCCGCCGAGCTCGACCTGATCGTCGGCCGCTCGGCGGGGCTGCTCGGCGTCGAGCTCACCGCTGAGGGCTCGGCCGAGATCGCCGGCCGCTCGCGTGGCACGCCACGCATCGCCAACCGCCTGCTGCGCCGGGTGCGCGACTACGCCCAGGTCCGCGCCGACGGCACCGTGACGCGCAGCGTCGCCGAGGCCGCCCTCGACCTGTACGAGGTCGACGGGCTCGGCCTCGACCGGCTCGACCGCGCCGTCCTCGACGTCCTGTGCCGCCGCTTCGGCGGGGGACCGGTGGGCGTCTCCACGCTCGCGGTCGCCGTCGGCGAGGAGCGGGAGACCGTCGAGGAGGTCGCCGAGCCGTTCCTCGTGCGCAACGGCTTCCTCGCCCGCACCCCACGGGGCCGGATCGCCACGCCGGCGGCCTGGGCGCACCTCGGGATGCCGGCGCCGTCGTACCCGACGGACGAGGCGACGCCGACCCTCTTCGAGGACTGA
- the ruvA gene encoding Holliday junction branch migration protein RuvA, producing MIAFVRGNVAAVTLSSAIVEVGGVGLELMCTPGTIAQLRTGRQATLPTSMVVREDSLTLYGFADEEEKAIFELVQTASGVGPKVAQSIIAVLSPDGVRTAIATEDVKTLTKVPGIGQKGAQRIILELKDRIGAPIGATGGGAPVAAAAWRDQVHQGLVGLGYNAKDAEKAVDAVADQADAGSPDVGALLRAALRSLSKA from the coding sequence ATGATCGCATTCGTGCGCGGCAACGTCGCTGCCGTCACCCTGTCCAGCGCCATCGTCGAGGTCGGTGGTGTCGGCCTCGAGCTGATGTGCACGCCGGGCACCATCGCCCAGCTCCGCACCGGCCGTCAGGCGACGCTGCCCACGAGCATGGTCGTGCGCGAGGACTCCCTCACCCTCTACGGCTTCGCCGACGAGGAGGAGAAGGCGATCTTCGAGCTCGTCCAGACCGCCTCGGGCGTCGGTCCGAAGGTCGCCCAGTCGATCATCGCCGTGCTCTCGCCCGACGGGGTCCGCACGGCCATCGCCACCGAGGACGTCAAGACCCTCACCAAGGTGCCCGGCATCGGCCAGAAGGGCGCCCAGCGGATCATCCTGGAGCTCAAGGACCGGATCGGCGCCCCCATCGGCGCGACGGGCGGCGGTGCTCCGGTGGCGGCCGCTGCCTGGCGCGACCAGGTCCACCAGGGACTGGTCGGCCTCGGCTACAACGCCAAGGACGCCGAGAAGGCCGTCGACGCGGTCGCCGACCAGGCCGATGCGGGCTCGCCGGACGTCGGCGCGCTGCTGCGCGCGGCGCTGCGCTCGCTCTCGAAGGCGTGA
- the ruvC gene encoding crossover junction endodeoxyribonuclease RuvC, translating to MRVLGIDPGLTRCGLGVVDGSIGRPLTLVDVGVVRTSAELSVPERLVTIEKGIDARLDEFRPDAVAIERIFARSDVSTIMGTAQAAGIAMVCAARRGLPVALHTPSEVKAAVSGNGRADKAQVGAMVTRILRLDAMPKPADAADALALAITHIWRGGSQARIDAALAASRATRSRLPGGVR from the coding sequence GTGCGCGTGCTCGGGATCGACCCGGGACTGACCCGGTGCGGCCTCGGTGTGGTCGACGGCTCGATCGGCCGGCCGCTGACGCTGGTCGACGTGGGCGTCGTACGCACGTCCGCCGAGCTCTCGGTCCCGGAGCGGCTGGTCACGATCGAGAAGGGCATCGACGCCCGGCTCGACGAGTTCCGGCCCGACGCCGTGGCCATCGAGCGGATCTTCGCCCGCTCCGACGTCAGCACGATCATGGGCACCGCCCAGGCCGCCGGCATCGCGATGGTGTGCGCCGCGCGGCGCGGGCTGCCCGTGGCCCTGCACACCCCGAGCGAGGTGAAGGCCGCCGTGTCCGGCAACGGACGCGCGGACAAGGCGCAGGTCGGGGCGATGGTCACGCGCATCCTCCGCCTCGACGCGATGCCCAAGCCGGCTGATGCCGCCGACGCGCTGGCGCTCGCGATCACCCACATCTGGCGCGGCGGCTCGCAGGCGCGCATCGACGCCGCGCTGGCCGCATCGCGCGCCACCCGTTCCCGTCTGCCCGGAGGAGTCCGATGA
- a CDS encoding YebC/PmpR family DNA-binding transcriptional regulator, which produces MSGHSKWATTKHKKAAIDAKRGKLFAKLIKNIEIAAKMGGPDPSGNPTLFDAIQKAKKQSVPNKNIDSAVKRGGGLEGGGVDYETIMYEVYGPQGVALLVECLTDNRNRAAMEVRTAVTRNGGTMADPGSVSRLFTRKGVVVVAKAQEGKEISEDDILEATLDAGAEEVNDLGDSFEVQSEATDVVAVRSALQEAGIDYDSAEVQFVASMDIPVADPTAAGKVFKLVDAVDDLDDVQNVFSNADIPDEVLDQIEE; this is translated from the coding sequence ATGTCTGGCCACTCCAAGTGGGCAACCACGAAGCACAAGAAGGCCGCGATCGACGCCAAGCGCGGCAAGCTCTTCGCGAAGCTGATCAAGAACATCGAGATCGCCGCGAAGATGGGTGGCCCCGACCCGTCCGGCAACCCGACCCTGTTCGACGCCATCCAGAAGGCGAAGAAGCAGTCGGTCCCCAACAAGAACATCGACTCGGCCGTGAAGCGCGGCGGCGGCCTCGAGGGTGGCGGCGTCGACTACGAGACGATCATGTACGAGGTCTACGGCCCGCAGGGCGTCGCGCTCCTCGTCGAGTGCCTCACCGACAACCGCAACCGCGCCGCGATGGAGGTCCGCACCGCGGTCACCCGCAACGGCGGCACCATGGCCGACCCCGGCTCGGTCTCGCGCCTGTTCACGCGCAAGGGCGTCGTCGTCGTCGCCAAGGCCCAGGAGGGCAAGGAGATCTCCGAGGACGACATCCTCGAGGCCACCCTCGACGCGGGAGCGGAGGAGGTCAACGACCTCGGCGACAGCTTCGAGGTCCAGTCCGAGGCGACCGACGTCGTCGCGGTCCGCTCGGCGCTGCAGGAGGCCGGCATCGACTACGACTCCGCCGAGGTCCAGTTCGTCGCCTCGATGGACATCCCCGTCGCCGACCCGACGGCGGCCGGGAAGGTCTTCAAGCTCGTCGACGCGGTCGACGACCTCGACGACGTCCAGAACGTCTTCTCCAACGCCGACATCCCGGACGAGGTCCTCGACCAGATCGAGGAGTGA
- the pdxT gene encoding pyridoxal 5'-phosphate synthase glutaminase subunit PdxT encodes MPSIGVFALQGDVREHLHALTALGADAFPVRRPAELERCDGLVLPGGESTTMAKLARTFELLDPLRERVAGGMPTFGTCAGMILLADRIEGGTVGQETIGGLDVTVRRNAFGRQVDSFEADLDFTGLDAPVHAVFIRAPWVEAAGPAVEVLAEAHGHPVAVRQGHLLATSFHPEVDGDGRVHRVFLEMVAG; translated from the coding sequence ATGCCGTCGATCGGAGTCTTCGCCCTGCAGGGCGACGTCCGCGAACACCTGCACGCCCTGACCGCGTTGGGCGCCGACGCCTTCCCCGTACGCCGCCCCGCCGAGCTCGAGCGTTGTGACGGGCTGGTCCTCCCGGGCGGCGAGTCGACGACGATGGCCAAGCTGGCCCGCACGTTCGAGCTGCTCGACCCGCTCCGCGAGCGCGTCGCGGGCGGCATGCCGACCTTCGGCACCTGCGCGGGGATGATCCTGCTCGCCGACCGCATCGAGGGCGGGACGGTCGGGCAGGAGACGATCGGCGGCCTCGACGTGACCGTCCGGCGCAACGCCTTCGGGCGCCAGGTCGACTCGTTCGAGGCCGACCTCGACTTCACCGGCCTCGACGCGCCGGTGCACGCCGTGTTCATCCGTGCGCCGTGGGTGGAGGCGGCCGGACCGGCCGTCGAGGTGCTCGCCGAGGCGCACGGGCACCCGGTCGCCGTACGCCAGGGGCACCTGCTCGCCACGTCCTTCCACCCCGAGGTGGACGGGGACGGCCGGGTGCACCGCGTCTTCCTGGAGATGGTCGCCGGATAG
- a CDS encoding S26 family signal peptidase — protein MSRRRAVVALQWTLLAVLVAATAAAGAWRAGGGHWERVETASMGTVAPVNSLLWVEPVDIGSLHVGDFVTFHPPGGDVTYSHRVAVIHADGSIGTQGAITAPDPWRITQADLVGEVVWTWPGVGWLVVAAPLLLVGGLVLAAVAWLVRSPTWRTPVLVVGGAVLLCVAIVVHRPFMRAQELGFAEVDGGARATYVSTGLAPVRLQAHRGAHVDLTDGEVGSVLITHRDDDGRYGITMHPRVPLWWWALLVLACFLPALWSVVAGPAGRPPPGRDDHRPRIGAHAVDRSLRPAGRRPRTPARPDRVGRRRLPRTPPRRARAL, from the coding sequence ATGAGCCGGCGCCGGGCCGTGGTCGCCCTGCAGTGGACCCTCCTCGCCGTGCTGGTCGCGGCCACCGCCGCCGCGGGCGCGTGGCGGGCGGGCGGTGGGCACTGGGAGCGGGTGGAGACGGCCTCGATGGGGACCGTCGCGCCGGTGAACTCGCTGCTGTGGGTCGAGCCCGTGGACATCGGCTCCCTGCACGTCGGCGACTTCGTGACCTTCCACCCGCCGGGCGGCGACGTCACCTACAGCCACCGGGTCGCCGTCATCCACGCGGACGGCAGCATCGGCACCCAGGGGGCGATCACCGCACCCGACCCGTGGCGGATCACCCAGGCGGACCTCGTCGGCGAGGTGGTGTGGACGTGGCCGGGCGTCGGCTGGCTCGTCGTCGCGGCGCCCCTGCTGCTCGTCGGCGGCCTCGTCCTGGCCGCCGTCGCGTGGCTGGTCCGGTCGCCGACCTGGCGCACGCCCGTCCTGGTCGTCGGGGGAGCGGTGCTGCTCTGCGTGGCGATCGTCGTCCACCGGCCCTTCATGCGGGCCCAGGAGCTCGGGTTCGCCGAGGTCGACGGCGGGGCGCGGGCGACGTACGTCTCGACCGGGCTGGCCCCCGTCCGACTCCAGGCGCACCGCGGCGCGCACGTCGACCTGACGGACGGCGAGGTCGGCTCGGTGCTGATCACCCACCGCGACGACGACGGCCGATACGGCATCACGATGCACCCGCGCGTGCCGCTGTGGTGGTGGGCCCTGCTGGTGCTCGCCTGCTTCCTGCCCGCGCTCTGGAGCGTGGTGGCGGGACCGGCCGGACGGCCGCCGCCGGGACGCGACGACCACCGCCCTAGGATCGGTGCCCATGCCGTCGATCGGAGTCTTCGCCCTGCAGGGCGACGTCCGCGAACACCTGCACGCCCTGACCGCGTTGGGCGCCGACGCCTTCCCCGTACGCCGCCCCGCCGAGCTCGAGCGTTGTGA
- a CDS encoding LamG-like jellyroll fold domain-containing protein: MTRPGRWTVAVAALALLGLATGTSGTLSGWTSAVVANSTDTAASGTLAVTHAHTGGPCVGGPRTATVACPGSLAPSSGAPASAGDTITNDSGRAITQSLATASCGPVRFANTQQAGDPLLARNAVALQRADPWGSTSSAQFSGSGYATDIVGTNGSGLLGLLSNNYSLGVWFNASDAQGGGLLSLSSSLSNGSGAANPALWLDQNGKVRYAVSSTLGTTQGASSSSYSSGWHLAVLTVSKAVLGVTMTITLYVDGNVQASSTVLALLTGTSGYWHLGWSDFTGLTAPPSSSFHGRLSGAFVNQSTALSAGTVGTLYAAASATAYRTSLAGTGGTASIWMLGDDGLTTYTGTLPGAMADPCSQVLATLAFTNPAATVGPMTLTALVAPASNPRTVAAPAAGQAQSLTTSSARGPGYSTDITGLRLLVPLTFTYGTSPATSWTMAMQWTSDPAMVFLA, encoded by the coding sequence ATGACGCGGCCGGGCCGCTGGACCGTCGCGGTGGCGGCGCTGGCGCTGCTCGGCCTCGCCACGGGGACGTCCGGGACCCTGTCCGGCTGGACGTCGGCGGTGGTCGCCAACAGCACGGACACCGCCGCCTCCGGAACCCTCGCCGTGACGCATGCCCACACCGGTGGGCCCTGCGTCGGCGGGCCGCGCACGGCCACGGTCGCGTGTCCGGGCTCCCTGGCGCCCTCGTCCGGAGCGCCCGCGAGCGCGGGGGACACGATCACCAACGACAGCGGCCGTGCGATCACCCAGAGCCTGGCCACCGCCTCGTGCGGCCCGGTCCGCTTCGCCAACACCCAGCAGGCGGGCGACCCGCTCCTGGCGCGCAACGCGGTCGCCTTACAGCGGGCCGACCCGTGGGGCAGCACGTCCTCGGCACAGTTCTCCGGATCGGGCTACGCCACCGACATCGTCGGCACCAACGGCTCGGGCCTGCTCGGCCTGCTGTCCAACAACTACTCGCTGGGCGTCTGGTTCAACGCGTCCGACGCCCAGGGCGGTGGGCTGCTCAGCCTCAGCAGCAGCCTGTCCAACGGCAGCGGCGCGGCCAACCCGGCGCTCTGGCTCGACCAGAACGGCAAGGTCCGCTACGCGGTGTCGAGCACGCTCGGCACCACCCAGGGGGCCAGCTCGTCGTCGTACTCGTCGGGCTGGCACCTCGCGGTCCTCACCGTCTCCAAGGCGGTCCTCGGCGTGACCATGACGATCACCCTGTACGTCGACGGCAACGTCCAGGCGTCGAGCACCGTGCTGGCCCTGCTGACCGGCACCAGCGGCTACTGGCACCTCGGCTGGTCGGACTTCACCGGCCTGACCGCGCCTCCGTCGTCGTCCTTCCACGGGCGCCTGTCCGGCGCGTTCGTCAACCAGTCGACCGCGCTGTCGGCCGGCACCGTCGGCACGCTGTACGCCGCCGCCAGCGCCACTGCCTACCGCACGTCCCTGGCCGGCACGGGCGGGACGGCGTCGATCTGGATGCTGGGCGACGACGGCCTGACGACGTACACGGGGACGCTGCCGGGAGCGATGGCCGACCCGTGCAGCCAGGTGCTGGCGACCCTGGCCTTCACCAACCCGGCAGCCACTGTCGGGCCGATGACCCTGACCGCGCTCGTGGCGCCCGCGTCGAACCCCCGCACGGTCGCGGCGCCGGCGGCGGGGCAGGCGCAGTCCCTGACCACGAGCTCCGCGCGCGGGCCGGGCTACAGCACCGACATCACCGGCCTGCGCCTGCTGGTCCCGCTGACCTTCACCTACGGCACCAGCCCGGCGACGAGCTGGACCATGGCGATGCAGTGGACCTCCGACCCGGCCATGGTGTTCCTCGCATGA
- a CDS encoding signal peptidase I: MTRVARWGREAVLWTGGVLGALCLAGFVAGWLFHVTPLVFVSGSMSPSYEAGALGVAREVPAADISVGDVVSVVDAQGHRVTHRVVAAVPSGDGVALTLQGDTNNVPDAETYVVDAADRVAFGIPYAGRVLSAASSPAGLLAAGLLVAAAALLGFGHRGGGARRRTTGARRLVVPAGLASVLAVGGVVGVTGGGPWAFTSAVWTDTATATATITTPDTTPPVLTSPAPSNGATGTNWAALSCSSSANQVCVNATDTAGSGVSAVAVKLVRTSGTVQCWDGSAFVNGTACAAQPMTVVSGAQYRSSGLTAALMVNGTYQATYSASDVAGNTATPLVTTFTVAAPVPVTPVITGCTTINGNNPYNLTWTWSGSGNPDSFKLYYGGGGSFRTPTTFAGTARSGQTQSINNEAGTFRLVAVTGGVESTLSNAANYSGNGNKNCSVS; this comes from the coding sequence ATGACCCGGGTGGCGCGCTGGGGCCGGGAGGCCGTGCTGTGGACGGGCGGCGTGCTGGGCGCCCTCTGCCTGGCCGGCTTCGTCGCCGGGTGGCTCTTCCACGTCACTCCGCTCGTCTTCGTCTCCGGGTCGATGAGCCCCTCCTACGAGGCCGGTGCGCTGGGCGTCGCCCGGGAGGTCCCTGCCGCGGACATCTCGGTCGGGGACGTCGTCAGCGTGGTGGACGCCCAGGGCCACCGGGTCACCCACCGGGTCGTGGCGGCGGTGCCGTCGGGCGACGGCGTCGCGCTGACCCTGCAGGGCGACACCAACAACGTGCCGGACGCCGAGACCTACGTCGTGGACGCGGCCGATCGCGTCGCCTTCGGGATCCCGTACGCCGGCCGCGTGCTCAGCGCCGCCTCCAGCCCTGCCGGGCTGCTGGCCGCGGGGCTGCTCGTGGCGGCTGCCGCCCTCCTCGGGTTCGGCCACCGCGGCGGCGGCGCCCGGCGTCGTACGACGGGCGCCAGGCGGCTGGTCGTGCCCGCCGGTCTCGCTTCGGTCCTCGCCGTCGGCGGCGTCGTCGGTGTGACCGGCGGTGGTCCGTGGGCCTTCACGTCGGCGGTGTGGACGGACACCGCGACAGCGACCGCGACGATCACGACGCCTGACACGACGCCCCCGGTGCTGACGAGCCCGGCGCCCAGCAACGGCGCGACGGGTACGAACTGGGCAGCGCTCTCGTGCTCGTCGAGCGCCAACCAGGTCTGCGTCAACGCGACCGACACGGCCGGCTCCGGCGTGAGCGCCGTGGCGGTGAAGCTGGTACGCACCAGCGGCACCGTCCAGTGCTGGGACGGCTCGGCCTTCGTCAACGGCACCGCGTGCGCGGCCCAGCCGATGACCGTCGTGTCGGGAGCGCAGTACCGCTCCAGCGGGCTCACGGCGGCGCTCATGGTCAACGGGACCTACCAGGCGACGTACTCGGCCTCCGACGTCGCCGGCAACACGGCCACGCCGCTGGTCACCACGTTCACGGTGGCGGCGCCGGTGCCGGTGACGCCGGTCATCACCGGCTGCACGACCATCAACGGCAACAACCCCTACAACCTGACGTGGACCTGGTCCGGCTCGGGCAACCCCGACTCGTTCAAGCTCTACTACGGCGGTGGTGGCAGCTTCCGCACCCCGACCACCTTCGCGGGGACGGCGCGCAGCGGCCAGACGCAGTCGATCAACAACGAGGCCGGGACCTTCCGACTGGTCGCCGTCACCGGGGGCGTGGAGTCGACGCTGTCGAACGCCGCCAACTACTCCGGCAACGGCAACAAGAACTGCTCGGTGTCCTGA
- a CDS encoding SipW-dependent-type signal peptide-containing protein: protein MDRPDPRHRAQRARWFGRGRTRALLSAGLLLGAGAVATSAYWHNAATVEGVAVQAGAVHIDLATNNKVKPETYVWSDLSGSIPASGGSVAKVLRVRNNSTGRLTFGYTVSATATGTLGAALKVTVRKGGTVSGSTCTGGTVVGTANANLNGYSAPGGNLAATSVTPYHDLCVQVTLPSGSGVGGFQSSNVAFTFAATQVIA, encoded by the coding sequence ATGGACAGGCCTGATCCCCGGCACCGTGCGCAGCGCGCCCGCTGGTTCGGCCGCGGTCGCACCCGGGCCCTGCTGTCGGCGGGCCTGCTGCTCGGCGCGGGTGCCGTCGCCACCTCGGCGTACTGGCACAACGCGGCGACGGTGGAGGGCGTGGCCGTGCAGGCCGGCGCCGTCCACATCGACCTCGCCACGAACAACAAGGTGAAGCCCGAGACCTACGTGTGGAGCGACCTCTCCGGCAGCATCCCGGCCTCTGGCGGCTCGGTGGCCAAGGTCCTCCGGGTCCGCAACAACAGCACCGGGCGGCTCACCTTCGGGTACACCGTCTCGGCGACCGCCACGGGCACGCTCGGTGCCGCGCTCAAGGTCACCGTGCGCAAGGGAGGAACCGTGAGCGGCTCGACGTGCACCGGCGGGACCGTCGTCGGCACCGCCAACGCGAACCTCAACGGCTACAGCGCCCCCGGTGGCAACCTCGCCGCGACGTCCGTGACCCCGTACCACGACCTTTGCGTGCAGGTGACGCTCCCGTCCGGTTCCGGCGTCGGCGGCTTCCAGTCGTCCAATGTCGCGTTCACCTTCGCGGCGACGCAGGTGATCGCATGA
- a CDS encoding signal peptidase I, which yields MAPTARATLGWLWQVVLWVVILGVVVILAAAVLVPRLAGATPYTVLTGSMEPTYPPGTLVVVKPVDMDEIAVGDVITYQLESGKATVVTHRVVGVSNRFDGTTQLITQGDANDDPDPLPVAEVQVRGRLWYSAPYLGRLNNVLSGQERQWAVFGVSAALIGYAAFMFVTALRDRRRVKRESPEPVTEGSTDPAAPATSAAPARPAALAPPGKNRRPAPALAAGILLLAVVVLVRTGTRRRATGRASS from the coding sequence GTGGCACCCACGGCACGAGCGACGCTCGGTTGGCTCTGGCAGGTCGTGCTGTGGGTGGTGATCCTCGGTGTGGTCGTCATCCTGGCGGCCGCGGTCCTCGTGCCGCGGCTCGCCGGGGCGACGCCGTACACGGTGCTCACCGGCTCGATGGAGCCGACCTACCCGCCGGGCACGCTGGTGGTGGTCAAGCCCGTCGACATGGACGAGATCGCCGTCGGCGACGTGATCACCTACCAGCTCGAGTCCGGCAAGGCGACCGTCGTCACCCACCGGGTGGTCGGGGTCAGCAACCGGTTCGACGGAACGACGCAGCTGATCACGCAGGGCGACGCCAACGACGACCCGGACCCGCTCCCGGTCGCCGAGGTCCAGGTCAGGGGCCGGCTGTGGTACTCGGCGCCGTACCTCGGACGACTCAACAACGTGCTGTCGGGCCAGGAGCGTCAGTGGGCCGTCTTCGGCGTCTCGGCGGCGCTCATCGGCTACGCAGCCTTCATGTTCGTCACGGCACTCCGTGACCGCCGGCGGGTGAAGAGGGAGTCGCCGGAGCCGGTCACTGAGGGGTCGACGGATCCGGCAGCACCAGCAACGTCAGCAGCACCAGCACGACCCGCAGCACTCGCACCACCTGGGAAGAACCGCCGGCCCGCGCCGGCGTTGGCGGCAGGAATCCTCCTGCTGGCCGTCGTGGTCCTGGTCCGCACCGGGACCCGCAGAAGAGCAACAGGAAGGGCTTCATCGTGA
- a CDS encoding alternate-type signal peptide domain-containing protein gives MKKTTKGALAAGGAAVLLMGGAGTLAFWTADADVEGIAATAGELKIINDTCADADWVFDSGEDEASKVWEAGDLIVPGDTLTKTCSFEVQATGEHLRANLDVTDPTRGGSLTGTNLTIDDSFQIDGTDVADGVITEANDGDVVDASITITFLGTAGNGTQTQNVTLSDFGFSLTQVHS, from the coding sequence ATGAAGAAGACGACGAAGGGCGCACTCGCCGCCGGCGGCGCGGCCGTGCTGCTCATGGGTGGCGCCGGGACGCTCGCGTTCTGGACCGCCGACGCTGACGTCGAGGGCATCGCTGCGACCGCGGGCGAGCTCAAGATCATCAACGACACGTGCGCGGACGCCGACTGGGTGTTCGACAGCGGCGAGGACGAGGCCAGCAAGGTCTGGGAGGCCGGCGACCTCATCGTCCCCGGCGACACCCTCACGAAGACCTGCTCGTTCGAGGTCCAGGCGACCGGTGAGCACCTGCGCGCCAACCTCGACGTCACGGACCCGACCCGTGGCGGTTCGCTGACGGGCACGAACCTGACCATCGACGACTCGTTCCAGATCGACGGGACCGACGTGGCCGACGGCGTCATCACCGAGGCCAACGACGGCGACGTCGTCGACGCGTCGATCACCATCACCTTCCTGGGCACCGCGGGCAACGGCACGCAGACCCAGAACGTGACGCTGAGCGACTTCGGCTTCTCGCTGACCCAGGTCCACAGCTGA